In a single window of the Mesoplodon densirostris isolate mMesDen1 chromosome 18, mMesDen1 primary haplotype, whole genome shotgun sequence genome:
- the ZNF18 gene encoding zinc finger protein 18 isoform X2, with amino-acid sequence MPVELGQAPVLLPPLAKAKESAFSGPDDTPRGEPSSSETARQLFRQFPYQVMSGPHETLRQLRKLCSQWLQPEVHTKEQILEILTLEQFLTILPGEIQMWVRKQCPGSGEEAVTLVESLRGDPQKLWQWISIQVLGQEVLSQKAEPESCPLGEAEAHVEVPQELGLQNSACRSGEPLSHIVKEESDSEQGLALAASPLPARPEERLIRDQDFGASLLHTAPQWRHLDSTQKEQYWDLMLETYGKMVSGGISNPKHDLTDPAGFGAELTGPHLHISEKIPRPTCIGDRQENDKENLNLENYRDQDPQASGEPPQTSLSGLFSKDEPRCFGEGENLPEAQENLHGEGTGAQLSPRERNSGTQLGQHLPPLPGEPSTPWLEGKREASPRRQPRAPMAQRLPTCRECGKAFYRNSQLDFHQRTHTGETYFQCPTCKKAFLRSSNFVKHQRIHTGEKPCKCDTCGKGFSDFSGLRHHEKIHTGEKPYKCPICEKSFIQRSNFNRHQRVHTGEKPYKCSRCGKSFSWSSSLAKHQRSHLGKKPFQ; translated from the exons ATGCCCGTGGAGCTGGGGCAGGCTCCAGTCCTGCTGCCGCCACTGGCCAAGGCCAAGGAGTCCGCGTTCTCTGGACCAGATGACACCCCTCGAGGGGAGCCCTCCAGCTCTGAGACTGCACGCCAGCTTTTCAGGCAGTTTCCTTACCAGGTGATGTCCGGGCCCCACGAAACCCTGAGACAGCTTCGGAAGCTCTGTTCCCAGTGGCTGCAGCCAGAGGTGCACACCAAGGAGCAGATCCTAGAGATCCTGACGTTGGAGCAGTTCCTGACCATCCTGCCTGGGGAGATCCAGATGTGGGTGCGGAAGCAGTGTCCAGGCAGCGGGGAGGAAGCAGTGACCCTCGTGGAGAGCTTGAGGGGGGACCCCCAGAAGCTGTGGCAGTGG ATCAGCATCCAAGTTCTGGGACAGGAAGTCTTatcacagaaggcagagcctgaaAGCTGCCCACTGGGGGAAGCGGAGGCCCATGTTGAAGTGCCTCAGGAGCTGGGGCTTCAGAACTCAGCCTGCCGGTCTGGGGAGCCACTGAGCCACATCGTGAAAGAGGAGTCCGACTCGGAACAAGGACTAG CCCTGGCTGCCTCCCCACTTCCTGCCCGACCCGAGGAAAGGCTCATCAGAGACCAAGACTTTGGAGCCTCCCTTCTCCACACAGCACCTCAG TGGAGGCACCTGGATTCCACTCAGAAGGAGCAATACTGGGATCTCATGCTGGAGACTTACGGGAAAATGGTCTCAGGAG GCATTTCCAATCCCAAGCATGACCTGACTGATCCAGCTGGGTTTGGGGCAGAGCTGACAGGACCACACCTACACATCAGCGAGAAGATCCCAAGACCCACCTGCATAG gGGACAGACAGGAGAATGACAAAGAGAACTTAAACTTGGAGAACTACAGGGACCAGGACCCTCAAGCCTCAGGAGAGCCTCCTCAGACTTCCTTAAGTGGCCTCTTCAGCAAGGATGAGCCAAGATGCTTTGGAGAAGGAGAGAATCTCCCCGAGGCCCAGGAGAACCTTCATGGTGAGGGGACAGGGGCGCAGCTCTCTCCCCGAGAGAGGAATTCCGGGACACAGCTGGGTCAGCATCTGCCACCTCTTCCCGGAGAGCCGTCCACGCCGTGgctggaggggaagagagaggcctCCCCACGACGGCAGCCGAGAGCCCCTATGGCCCAGAGACTCCCTACCTGCAGGgagtgtgggaaagccttctACCGGAATTCCCAGCTGGATTTTCACCAAAGAACTCACACTGGAGAGACGTACTTTCAGTGCCCCACCTGCAAAAAGGCCTTTCTACGGAGTTCAAACTTCGTGAAGCATCAGCGAATCCACACGGGCGAGAAACCCTGCAAGTGTGATACGTGTGGGAAGGGCTTTAGCGACTTCTCGGGGCTGCGCCACCACGAGAAAATCCACACGGGGGAGAAGCCCTATAAGTGCCCCATCTGTGAGAAGAGTTTTATTCAAAGATCCAACTTTAATAGGCATCAGAGGgttcacacaggagagaaaccctataagTGCTCCCGCTGTGGAAAAAGTTTCAGCTGGAGCTCAAGCCTTGCCAAACATCAAAGATCCCATTTGGGAAAGAAGCCCTTTCAATAG
- the ZNF18 gene encoding zinc finger protein 18 isoform X1: MPVELGQAPVLLPPLAKAKESAFSGPDDTPRGEPSSSETARQLFRQFPYQVMSGPHETLRQLRKLCSQWLQPEVHTKEQILEILTLEQFLTILPGEIQMWVRKQCPGSGEEAVTLVESLRGDPQKLWQWISIQVLGQEVLSQKAEPESCPLGEAEAHVEVPQELGLQNSACRSGEPLSHIVKEESDSEQGLALAASPLPARPEERLIRDQDFGASLLHTAPQEQWRHLDSTQKEQYWDLMLETYGKMVSGGISNPKHDLTDPAGFGAELTGPHLHISEKIPRPTCIGDRQENDKENLNLENYRDQDPQASGEPPQTSLSGLFSKDEPRCFGEGENLPEAQENLHGEGTGAQLSPRERNSGTQLGQHLPPLPGEPSTPWLEGKREASPRRQPRAPMAQRLPTCRECGKAFYRNSQLDFHQRTHTGETYFQCPTCKKAFLRSSNFVKHQRIHTGEKPCKCDTCGKGFSDFSGLRHHEKIHTGEKPYKCPICEKSFIQRSNFNRHQRVHTGEKPYKCSRCGKSFSWSSSLAKHQRSHLGKKPFQ; encoded by the exons ATGCCCGTGGAGCTGGGGCAGGCTCCAGTCCTGCTGCCGCCACTGGCCAAGGCCAAGGAGTCCGCGTTCTCTGGACCAGATGACACCCCTCGAGGGGAGCCCTCCAGCTCTGAGACTGCACGCCAGCTTTTCAGGCAGTTTCCTTACCAGGTGATGTCCGGGCCCCACGAAACCCTGAGACAGCTTCGGAAGCTCTGTTCCCAGTGGCTGCAGCCAGAGGTGCACACCAAGGAGCAGATCCTAGAGATCCTGACGTTGGAGCAGTTCCTGACCATCCTGCCTGGGGAGATCCAGATGTGGGTGCGGAAGCAGTGTCCAGGCAGCGGGGAGGAAGCAGTGACCCTCGTGGAGAGCTTGAGGGGGGACCCCCAGAAGCTGTGGCAGTGG ATCAGCATCCAAGTTCTGGGACAGGAAGTCTTatcacagaaggcagagcctgaaAGCTGCCCACTGGGGGAAGCGGAGGCCCATGTTGAAGTGCCTCAGGAGCTGGGGCTTCAGAACTCAGCCTGCCGGTCTGGGGAGCCACTGAGCCACATCGTGAAAGAGGAGTCCGACTCGGAACAAGGACTAG CCCTGGCTGCCTCCCCACTTCCTGCCCGACCCGAGGAAAGGCTCATCAGAGACCAAGACTTTGGAGCCTCCCTTCTCCACACAGCACCTCAG GAGCAGTGGAGGCACCTGGATTCCACTCAGAAGGAGCAATACTGGGATCTCATGCTGGAGACTTACGGGAAAATGGTCTCAGGAG GCATTTCCAATCCCAAGCATGACCTGACTGATCCAGCTGGGTTTGGGGCAGAGCTGACAGGACCACACCTACACATCAGCGAGAAGATCCCAAGACCCACCTGCATAG gGGACAGACAGGAGAATGACAAAGAGAACTTAAACTTGGAGAACTACAGGGACCAGGACCCTCAAGCCTCAGGAGAGCCTCCTCAGACTTCCTTAAGTGGCCTCTTCAGCAAGGATGAGCCAAGATGCTTTGGAGAAGGAGAGAATCTCCCCGAGGCCCAGGAGAACCTTCATGGTGAGGGGACAGGGGCGCAGCTCTCTCCCCGAGAGAGGAATTCCGGGACACAGCTGGGTCAGCATCTGCCACCTCTTCCCGGAGAGCCGTCCACGCCGTGgctggaggggaagagagaggcctCCCCACGACGGCAGCCGAGAGCCCCTATGGCCCAGAGACTCCCTACCTGCAGGgagtgtgggaaagccttctACCGGAATTCCCAGCTGGATTTTCACCAAAGAACTCACACTGGAGAGACGTACTTTCAGTGCCCCACCTGCAAAAAGGCCTTTCTACGGAGTTCAAACTTCGTGAAGCATCAGCGAATCCACACGGGCGAGAAACCCTGCAAGTGTGATACGTGTGGGAAGGGCTTTAGCGACTTCTCGGGGCTGCGCCACCACGAGAAAATCCACACGGGGGAGAAGCCCTATAAGTGCCCCATCTGTGAGAAGAGTTTTATTCAAAGATCCAACTTTAATAGGCATCAGAGGgttcacacaggagagaaaccctataagTGCTCCCGCTGTGGAAAAAGTTTCAGCTGGAGCTCAAGCCTTGCCAAACATCAAAGATCCCATTTGGGAAAGAAGCCCTTTCAATAG